CTTGAGCTTCTTGGTTTCTTGGCCTGTTCCTTTATGCACTCACAACAACGATCACCGTAGTTCTTAGGGGTAAGGCCAGTAACACTCTTGAAAACACGGTGAAAATGCCATGGTGAAAGATTGGACTTAGCCGCGAGCTCTTTAAAGCCTAAAAcacctcctcttcttcgacGCTTTTTACTTCCCGATTCGTTTGGGCTAATAGTACTCGGGCTAGTTGAAGCACTGGTATCATGGGCCCCGCTATTGTCCGGACTCTGCGAATTCAAAGAATTCGACACCTCAGCTACcgttgaagaagcagccAGAGCTATATGACGAAATGCCAAATCAATAAGCTTAAGTCTATCAAATTCGTTCTTAGTTAAGTTTATCGAatcaggagaaggaggttGAAAGGATAACTCCAAAGACGCCGAAGCTGATGAGGTCTTGTAAGGAATTCCTGTGAGTAACTTGCGTTTGAGTTTTCGGTTTGAGGATTGCCAGATAAACTGACGCAGTAAATCCGTCTTCTTAGAGTCTTCGGTAAGAAGTGGAGGAATAAAGTTGATGGCCTTGTTAACACTTGTAACTGTGGCGGCAAGTAAATCCAAATCAATGGCGACATGAGATCCATTGCTTAAGTTAGGAGCTTCTGGCTGCATATCAGGAAAACAATACTTGCAAGGAATAAAGCTATGATGTCTagcttcttccaaagtttggaagaaccTAAGATCCTGTTTCCTATAGTCCGTGATTCCCAAATCACAGTTAGGTCTGCAGCAAATACCCTTCGGAATGCAGCAAACTACAAATTGGTCTGCTGCAAAAGGATCTTTAAATTCAAAGGCACCCTTTTTAGATTGTTCAGTACTGTACATATTGAAAAGGTATTCTGGTTCAAAGTAGTAGTATATTGGGCTTGAGTGATATTCGGTCCTTGTTTATCGATCCAGGTTCTGCTTTGTCGGTTAATGGAAAAAGACACAGGTTCGTTCTGATTAGAATCAAATACGAATATTGACAAATTGACTTTTTAAATATATACTTCCCCTCAGCCGGTACACTGTCAccatatatatacatatatatatatatagatgTATACACGAGCTGAGGGAGAGGCGGccgaaagaaaaagaaccTTAGGATGACAACTTACGTCAGTGGGGAAAAACAAATGCACTGAAAGTTATTGCCACACAAGGCAGGAAGGAACCGAACAgaataaagataaaaagaaacgaatggggagaaaaaaaaaggtcaAAAAGAAATACGAGATaacagaaaaaagaaactgtatgcaagaagagaaaaggcCTTCCGTAGGGAAATATTATGCTGCACATGGATGTATTATCTGAGGCTCCTCAACTCCCATCAACGGCTGAACAGGCTGGATTTGTAACAAGCTGCATGATTCAAGTATTCCGCGTTTTAGTCAATGTTTATACAGATGACAGACAGACAAACGAAAACTACAATTTCATTGAGACAAGAGAATACCTGTTGAATGAAACCTTTACTCTCAGAAAAATTATCTGCAATGTCAAGCAACTTGCAGCATTCTAGTCGCTTATTgactctttttcttattttttatttttcctTGTTTATTGGAGTCTCCTCTTTTAAAGACAGCTTAATGTGTCATGCtgactctttcttctcccCCTTCTCTTACTATTCGTGTTTCCCCCTTTATGCAACGCCTCTTAATTTTTGTTCAAATCGGAGTTTTGGTCGGAACTTAGGTATAAAACTTTACAAGTCAAACAAACTACTTGGAAGTTGACGGACAGAATGAATGCACCGCGACTAATGCCGCACTTTAGGAAAATAACTCAGAACTATTGTTGAGGAAACATTTTAGAATTGTGTCAGTGCTATCTGGTAAGGGTTGGTAAACGCACGCCGTTTTGATGGCCAGACTTTCTTTAAATTTCCTGGCATTTTTCACTAATGAATCGACCTCTAAGCTAGTTTATACCGTTTTCATCCACTCCATGCATAATACGTAGAGCCGGACACACATATACATACGTACCATAGTTTCGATTGATCTTACTCACAGAATCGGGCGTATACGTAGAACTTCGCAGTGGCGCAGCTCACTGCCTGACACATCTAATGGGGTAGGTGTTCCTGCGAGGACCCCTACTAAATATACGGCTGAAGGCCGGTCATATAATTCCTGTAAAACCTCCAAATTACTTTTTTAAGGGGAGGAAAGCGAAGACCGTTCACAGTCATTACTCAGCCTTCGATAGATATGAAATACATGTTATCTGGAACTTCACCGCTATCTTGAACCTCAATCGGAAAGCAACCTACAACATTTTTGCCAACAAAAAACGGCTAGACTATAGTAAAGCTCAATAttcaaagacaaaaaataaaagataAAGAATAAAAAGCAGAAGGTGCTTTTTGTCCGACAATTTAACAGAATGGGAATACGAAGAACTCCGAATACGTTGTGCAAGTtaattttccttttcatgCATAACCCTGAATTCGTTTAGTGGCCTTAAATGAAAGTTATTGTGTTTTTGTATACGTTATCACACTTTCTGCAAAGAATATATGTAACTAGAATGACCTCTTTAATGCGCTAAATCATCCGGAAATGTATAATTTCTATTTTGGGAGAGCTTAATGTCTTGATCATCGACCCGAcatattttgattttgcGTATTCCGCACTTGGACAAAataaaaggaaagagaacacaaaaaaataaaaaaggTTCCATCTCGAAAAAATTGTTAATTAGTAACCCCTATTCCATATGCATCAATGCTGAAGCGGTGCGTATACCGGTGCGTACACATTTCTTTGATTGGACATTAGGCAGCCGTATGGAGATACTAGTCTACACAAAACTTCCTTCCCCTCTTAATGCAcaaaattttcatcaaATGAGGAGAGATTTTTCGCACTTTTTCCACTTCTTGCCTTTTTACGATGCGGCATTGCGATACACAAATTCTAGAAGCTCGTTGGACGCATCACTAAACTCACGATGACTTTATGGCAAATTCAGTAGACTTGCATATGTTTAAGCCGCATTGCTGTATTAAACATTCGGAAGTCCGGTTAGAAATTGATTAAGACGTCAGTCACTCTCAATATCTGCAAGACGGCTATTCAACCTTCTAAATAACCCCGTTTGGGCCGCTGACACCCGCATTATATGCCCACCTGTTCTATACATCATATTCTTCGGAAAAGAATCGACTGTTGTGCGCCTTAGCTAGGACTCTGCATTCTTCTATCAATCCCTCCGGTCCACACGCAATGACCCAATTATTGGCATAGTCGATGGTGGCACCCATATTATTTGCCAAACTGTTTACCAAGTTGGgtcttccagaagaatgaatAGTGTTAGTGAGGAATTCAGTATTAGTAGAGGACTGATCAGTGTTGGGATCTGCAAATGGATCAATTTTTCCTTCCCGTtcctcttgttcttgttcttctcctcctcctaCATTCTGCAGAGACTCCAATTCGTAgttttcaccttcttccGAATCTGCAGGATCTGTTACGTAGACATCTACTCCTGTTATTCCCAATTCCTCCAACACGAAAATATCATTTCTTTTCGGTGTAATCCATACAAATTTCAACTTAATATCGCTGGAACCAtcctgtttctttttcttaaaGTACTCAAATATGGGAATACCATATGAGATACCGGAACCACCGCATACAATGTTGATATTCTCTGCCGTGTGAAAGAAATTGGGGCCCAATGCTGACGGAAAATAAGGTTGCAACGTATATTCCTTGAGAGGaacaatttgaaatttttgCTCCTTGACCACTAGGTTCATCGAACCATCTCCAGTATCGACAACACCTGTTAAAGTGTAAGGGTGTGATGGAAACATCCAGAAGTAGGCGCTCGTCCTAGATTCACCTAGGCGACAATGGCTACCTGATAAATAAACTTCTGGAGATAAGGGTCCCGgaatcttcaccaatttgAGATCTGAACCTTCGCGACACAATACATCCGAGATCTGAATAGTTTGCATGCTTCTAAACTTCACCACGAGTTGATACACAATCAACACAGCATCTATGAAGGCGATAGGCCAAACTTTCGGTCTTGCATGATATGCAATGGCGACTATCAATGCGTAAGCAGTGACATTatggaagaaataaaaCCATCGGTACACTCTACGTCTAATATGTCCccaattgatgatgaaaagaccAAGGACAAGCACAGAAATTACTACTCCAACAAAGTTGACCAATCTCAATGCTTTATACAACTCTGCAGATCCCCATAGCCAAAGAAAGCCCACACTGTGAGCAAGACATAGAATTAAAATCACTCTAGAAGTCCAGATGTGAAGCTTGAGCGTAGACAAATAGTTATCCAAGCGAAAAGGAGATGGACGAATGCTGAGGAAAATATCTAGCGGTGTAAGAGAATAAGCAATACGACCCCAGCGCTTTATGTGAATCACAAAGTTGTCGAGGTTCAGGTTAAAAAAAGACAATATCACCACTGccaaggaaagaaaagtgaCATAATAAACCATGGGTACATCAACCAAGCCAATTTTGGACGTGGACCGCCCAGAACGACGCCATGCTCTGCCGTAGTAGACCAAAGCCAATTCTCTGTATACTATGTACGCGAATGATAGGAAAAGTACTATATAACCGTATTTAACGTTGGCGAAATGATCATGGCCACTGTGCCTTTTCTCAGCAATATTATAGTCGGCTGAGCTAGCAGCTGTATCCATGttgaggatgaaaaaaaatgatcaaaaagataaaagaaaataagacACCAATCTTAGCCAAAAATTGGTGCCAGCAGGTAGAAAGCAAACATACCGAAATATCCGAGTCTCATGCAAATCGCTATCAATTCGATCGAGCCTTAATAGAATCTGCAGCTCCTATTTATGTCCAGATTAAGCGCGGAACCAAATACAAAAAAGTAAAACAAGAAAACAGGACTATGCGTCTCTATGTTAattttcttattcttctgAACCCCTCCAAACTTTCCATGAAGATACCATTTATACTTTTAGTTACAGTCGCCATAGTTTCTGCGACTACGGCTGGCAATAGCCATTTTTCCGTTCCCGGAGCCCTCCTTGGCTGTGTTAACCAGGTTGCGCACGCTACTGCGTCTAGCCACCGAGACTTCCAAAGTATCTGCGCTAAAAGAGACCAAGTTTTAAAATGTTTAGTAGACAACTGTGCCTTTGGAAACTTTCTGCAGGCAAGAGATCACTATTTAGGAACCTGCTTATGCATGGTCTCTGAATTACAAAACAATACTCGGTataccttcttcaagcagCCTCATGAAAATGACCCTAAAACAATTGCAAGAGGATCTACTGCAGATTATTGGAAAGCCGAGAGCATGGCAAGAAAAGTTGCCATAAAAGAATATAATCAGTCCCGGAAGTATTCAAATGCCACGATTACACCGGCAATCAAGCCACCAAAGAATGAACTAAGGGAACATCAAATACAAAATAATGAACATAACAAAGATATAAATGACACCACTACAATTTTGGCATCGTCACGCAAAATTCGGCAAAAGGATGCAATTcctttggaggagaaaacATTTGACGAGGTATCAGAATTCAGACAGTTTGCCCCGAAAAAGGTAGAAAATTACTACGACGACTTTACAACAATAACTACTGAGAGAGTTTTATCAACTCCCTTGCCTGTGCAGGATGTGCATCTTGCAAGTACTAATATTGCGCTCTCATTGAAATTTGATAAAGAATTATTGCAAGAACAGACGGAGAAGCAATTGgatgactttgatgatgactcCGATTCTCCTGAGAATTCCGAGAATAACGACGATCTCGATGACTTGTTTGGAGGTACCAAAATCTCCAATGACaacaggagaagaagaagacgcAAAAAGGGTCacgaaagaaaaataaaaggccgaaagaagaaggtgtaCAAGGCCGacagagagagaaaatGGAGAGCCAAAGATCGTAATAAATGGGAGAAAGCTAAAAGTTTCTTTACAGGATACGAGGATAtaggagagaaagaagaagaagaataaattTAGGTAGTTTGATATTCTTTTAGCACATATCGGCTGGATATTGGTGTCAGAACTAAATCTGAGATTATTGAGATGAATGATTCGATTGGACTTGACGCGCAGCTTATCTGGACTAGAAATAAACATAGTATCATATGCATTTTCCATCCAATTTTGTAATTGATTACTAGACTGCAGGGTGAGCTGAACTATGTAATCCATCTAAAAATTTCCTTAGAAAAAACCGTTCCAAGGCAGGTTCTAATTCATAGTTGGCATAATTAGATCATCGTCCAACATTAGAGCCATGGCTGCCGCCGTTTCAGCATCTCCAAATTTATCTTTATTTGCACTCTTTTCAGAGATAGGCACAGAAACAAACTGATCAGATTCGGCTTGATGGACACCTGAAGAACTCGTCCTGTTTTTTTCCTTCGACCTGCACCTTTTACAAATCTTGTGCTTATTATCCTCCTCAGACAATGACCGAGCACATCGATTACAACAGCCCATTTTCTCTAATCGAACTCTTCTAAGTCTATCTTTTTCCCTGCAACGCTTGCATACTTTATACTTACCAGAGTCCTCATCATTTGGGCCAGAGCAGTGTATGCATTTACCTAATGCTGCTCTTCTTACTTTCCTTGTTCGTAAAGACATACGGCAATGTTCGCAAAGCACATATCTACTTACCTTAACAGATATTTTCGTTCCACAACGCCGACAAACTCCCTCTTTCATTTGGGTTTGTATCTGCCACCGGCGTGATCTTTGTCTTTGCAGCGCTCGACAATGACTGCATAGCCTAAACGGTTTTACACCCATCTGTGCGAATATTTGTTTGCACCTGCTACAAGTTGAAGTAGGGAAAGCTGTGATATTGTCAGGCAGCATATCCCTTGCCCGTGCAGTATTACTGCCGGAAGATGCAGATTCTATTGGGAGCGATTGCATCTGAGAAGAAGTGTGGGACGGCTGTTCCTGTTCGGACTCATGGgactgctgctgccgctgcGAACTCTGCACCTGCTGTAGCTGTTGTAGCTGCTGTAATTGTTGTAGTTGCTGTAATTGTTGTAGTTGCTGTAGTTGTTgaacttcatcatctttgaCCTCCTCTGCTGAATAGTCTTCTAattcaagttgaagagcCGGGTCAAGAACAAAATTGTCAGAACTcgagtctcttcttcctgttTGGATGATAGTCCATGTGTCTGGATGATCCGGATGTTGCAGATTCTGTTGATATGCTTCATCCTGTAATACTGCTCTAGTATCCTGAAGGGGATCCATTGTGGCCCACTGTTTATCAGAAGGAAGACACTGATAAGATATGGCAAAAGCTATTAGATGTGATAGTGTAAGAGAAACTTAATTGTTGATCAAGTGACAACTGGTCATCTGCTTAGGCAAGAAGCGTAAGTAAGTGTTGAACAAGTGGTCCTTGAggttttgaaaagaacaaactgTCTCGATAAGAGTAGAAAGTATTCATGATACTTCGGAAAGCGCGTATTGGCCCATTTTAGAGCCCGCGAGTCGCTTTTGTTTTCGTTCCTTAATCAAAGAGATATCTACACCAATTCCTTAGGTTACTGTCCTGATCACGTTCCCGAATATGTCTCTTCCTTATAAGAAGGTAGTACTCGATATTGAGGGTACCATCTGTCCGATATCGTTTGTCAAAGAACAACTATATCCCTACTTCTTAGAAAACATTTCCTCATATCTTTCCATATACCAATATCCACTCACTGATGAATCTGGCTCTCCAGAAGATCAGCAAATTTTAGACGTTCTACTAAAGTTTCCAGAACAATATAGAACAGCAGAAATTACATTGCTCGAGTACATCAAACATTTGGTCTCTAGTGATATAAAAGATACGACTCTCAAGACACTTCAAGGATACATATGGGAGCGCGGTTACAACTCAGGAGAGATCCTGGCACCACTTTATGAAGATGCCATAGAGGCTATGAAGTACTGGTCTGCATTTCTTCCCAATGGTATATTCATATATTCTTCAGGTAGTGTCAGGGCACAAAAACTTCTATTTAGTAACGTGAAGATCGTCAGTTCTTCTAAAGAGGTGTCACGTGCGGATCTCAACGGCCTCATTAGTGGCTATTTTGATACGGTGAATATAGggaacaaaaaagagacaGAAAGCTATAAGAAGATCATTCAGCGACTGGAATATCAAGATGATCCATCGtcaattctctttctcagtGATGACCCAAATGAAGTGAAGTCAGCCATCAATGCAGGTCTGAGCAGTTACATAGTAACGAGACCAGGCAATAGTCAACCATCAGCAGACGAAAGAGCCAGGTATAATGTCGTTTCAGACTTTCAGAAATTGTTCTAAAGATACTCATATCACACTTATACTCATATACTTACAGAAACATACTAATCTGCGTGCTCGCTGAACAACAAGTTTGCAGCCATCTCCTCGTTTTTATCACACGCAAAATACACCTGTACAACTAAGTTTCTGTCGAAGCCAAGCTCACAGAGTCTACTTATGGCCTCATTCTCCTCTGGTGTAATTTCAATACGAGTAGCATTATCTCctgattcatcttctgctccCTCAGCACCTTCCAAGTACTCTCTAGGTATTCCCAAAGCTTCTCCTAATGCTGATTGATCACCATCTGTAAGATACCTCATAAATGCCTCTGGGTTTGTACGGATCACCTGGGCTAGCTGTGGATTAGATGCTGCTAACTGCTGGAGTACAGCCTCTGCCATCTCtggctgctgctgtaaAAGCTCTCTTAGTGACGAGATATAGTCCCCACTTTGCTGGGTTTCGCCAGATTGTTGAGCTGCTGCCTGCTCAAACAAGTTGTTGGGATTAGGGGTAGAAGTGGGTAACGAAATAGCAGCCGTAGTAGCAGCAGTAGTGGCGGCAGTAGTAAtagcagcagtagcagcaggagcagcagtCGTATTAGAAGCCACACCCGATGCCGATGGGGCCACCGATAATGCAGCAGCTTCAGAGGACTTGGAGTCGTCAGTTGCCTTTTGAACTCCTTCTGAGTTACCAATTTCGGTAACAGTTGACTCAGCAGCTGGCACAGCGGTAGGGTTGCTCTGAGAATGAATCTCCGGTAGTCCATTCAAAAGGTACTCCACCGCTCTATCAGGATTATTAAATGCAGCAGTCAGTGCTCTCTCAACTTGCTCTCTTTCAAAACCCATGGCAACAATGTTTTGCAATGCCGCTTCGCGTGCTCGTCCAACGGCAAAAGTTGAGgcatcaaattcttcagtGCTCGTATTAACTTCAGCAGTGTCTGTAGAGCCAGTAGCAATAGGCGCGTCTGAAGTTACAGATACTTCTGTGGCAGCAGGCGTCTCAGCAGCGGCAGCGGCAGCTATAGGAGTACCTTCAGTAGCAGAAGTAGCCATCCCCTCCTTCGACTTGCTGGTCTGCTCTGCCTCATTGCCCTCTCTAGAatcttccttcttaacTTTCTTGGCTTTGGAAATCATAAAAATTATCTGATCATCTTCCTTCACCTTAAAACTATCAAAGGTCTTATCATCCTTAAGAATCTTTCCTGAATACACAAACTTCAACTGCTCCGGTTCGCATTGCTTCACAGACGCAAGTTTCTCCTTGCCAGAGAAAATGGTGTCTTCGGAATCGATATCGATAggaatcttctcttttttaAAATCTTTAAAGATCACCTTCATAGTCAAGTTAAATAGTCAAATCAATTGACTTTCAATACTGAAGGTGTTTTCGGATCAAACTATCCTGTCGTTTTTTCGCCACCTCCACGACagagagatgaaaaaggGGTCGCATTTagcattttcaaatcaTCGACAAAGTCGATCGACTTGTCAATAGAAATATTTTCACCTCTATCTAGACTTTATCAGTAAAATAAAGGATGTACTTGGACAAATATCTTATTCATTCAATTCTCTAATCTCAAATGGCGCTGTCCACAGAAAAGGTGAAATACCCTGAATGGTTGCAGATTCGGAGTGAGTCATTAGCAGATCCTGATAATCTTGTTATCAGCTCCCGTCTATTAGACTATATTGAGGACATTGTGGATATAAATACAGACGAAATCAAACAATCCGAACCATTGCAGCAGCGTGCCCACTTCGATTTTGATAGAATTCTCAACAAGTTCCCTTACTTAACATCTTATTGGAAACGCTATGTCACTGTTGAATATGCTCTAAACGGCCTTGAGAGTTCGGCACTTATTCTAGAGAGGGCTGTGTTAAGCTTCCCTCAGTGCATCGATCTCTGGATCGATTATATCAATATTGTGGTTGCCAACAAGCTCAAGATTGATTCGGAGGTGAAAAAAttgtttgaagaagcatctcATCATGTTGGAAGACAGTATATGTCTGATCCTTTTTGGGACTTGTATCTTGAGTGGGAGGAAAAGCATTCAGGGAAGAACTCCAATGCATATATTGACCTATATTTGACGATTATTAGGATACCACTGCATCAATATGCACGCTACTTTGAAGCATTCAGCAGTTTGCGTGACAGTTTCACTATAAAAGATCTAATACCAGAACAGCATCTTATTTCTCACGAAGATACTACTCTCATAAGCTCTATGCAATCCTTGAAACTTAAGAGCATCGAGAACTGGGACCAGTTAAATGACAAGAGTGCCAGTTTACTTCTCCAGGACTATTTTTACCGTGTATTTGTAGAGACCGAGAAGGGAACTAACAGTCGGTGGGAGTATGAGAGTAAGATCGACCGCATAGAGTTTGATGCCACACCCGTGACGGATGAAGATCTAGATGCCTGGAATACGTATCTTGACTATGAAGAGACACAGGGCGATGTTGCTCAAATAATATCGTTGTATGAGAGATGTCTCATACCGACATGTTCGTATCAATCTATATGGATTAGATATCTCA
The sequence above is a segment of the Brettanomyces nanus chromosome 4, complete sequence genome. Coding sequences within it:
- a CDS encoding uncharacterized protein (EggNog:ENOG41) produces the protein MDTAASSADYNIAEKRHSGHDHFANVKYGYIVLFLSFAYIVYRELALVYYGRAWRRSGRSTSKIGLVDVPMVYYVTFLSLAVVILSFFNLNLDNFVIHIKRWGRIAYSLTPLDIFLSIRPSPFRLDNYLSTLKLHIWTSRVILILCLAHSVGFLWLWGSAELYKALRLVNFVGVVISVLVLGLFIINWGHIRRRVYRWFYFFHNVTAYALIVAIAYHARPKVWPIAFIDAVLIVYQLVVKFRSMQTIQISDVLCREGSDLKLVKIPGPLSPEVYLSGSHCRLGESRTSAYFWMFPSHPYTLTGVVDTGDGSMNLVVKEQKFQIVPLKEYTLQPYFPSALGPNFFHTAENINIVCGGSGISYGIPIFEYFKKKKQDGSSDIKLKFVWITPKRNDIFVLEELGITGVDVYVTDPADSEEGENYELESLQNVGGGEEQEQEEREGKIDPFADPNTDQSSTNTEFLTNTIHSSGRPNLVNSLANNMGATIDYANNWVIACGPEGLIEECRVLAKAHNSRFFSEEYDV
- a CDS encoding uncharacterized protein (BUSCO:EOG09343GB6), with amino-acid sequence MKVIFKDFKKEKIPIDIDSEDTIFSGKEKLASVKQCEPEQLKFVYSGKILKDDKTFDSFKVKEDDQIIFMISKAKKVKKEDSREGNEAEQTSKSKEGMATSATEGTPIAAAAAAETPAATEVSVTSDAPIATGSTDTAEVNTSTEEFDASTFAVGRAREAALQNIVAMGFEREQVERALTAAFNNPDRAVEYLLNGLPEIHSQSNPTAVPAAESTVTEIGNSEGVQKATDDSKSSEAAALSVAPSASGVASNTTAAPAATAAITTAATTAATTAAISLPTSTPNPNNLFEQAAAQQSGETQQSGDYISSLRELLQQQPEMAEAVLQQLAASNPQLAQVIRTNPEAFMRYLTDGDQSALGEALGIPREYLEGAEGAEDESGDNATRIEITPEENEAISRLCELGFDRNLVVQVYFACDKNEEMAANLLFSEHAD
- a CDS encoding uncharacterized protein (EggNog:ENOG41); its protein translation is MKIPFILLVTVAIVSATTAGNSHFSVPGALLGCVNQVAHATASSHRDFQSICAKRDQVLKCLVDNCAFGNFLQARDHYLGTCLCMVSELQNNTRYTFFKQPHENDPKTIARGSTADYWKAESMARKVAIKEYNQSRKYSNATITPAIKPPKNELREHQIQNNEHNKDINDTTTILASSRKIRQKDAIPLEEKTFDEVSEFRQFAPKKVENYYDDFTTITTERVLSTPLPVQDVHLASTNIALSLKFDKELLQEQTEKQLDDFDDDSDSPENSENNDDLDDLFGGTKISNDNRRRRRRKKGHERKIKGRKKKVYKADRERKWRAKDRNKWEKAKSFFTGYEDIGEKEEEE